AAGCGATTGTGGGGGCTTTTTGCCGGACGGTTTAAGTGTGCCGAACAGTTTTTCGCGGATCACTTCGTTTTGAATTACTGCCCACTGGCATTCATTGACAAGGAGGGACGAAACCTGACTCCGGACAAATTACTCACGTCCGAACAAGCGATGCCTCTGTTCTTGGCCTGTGACCGGCACCTGACCAAAGTCGTTGAAATATTGAAGCCGGAATGGTTGATCGGTGTCGGCGATTTTGCCGAGAGGCGCGCCAGGCTCGTCTTCGCGGACACCACGCTTAAAATGGGGCGAATTCTTCACCCGAGTCCGGCCAATCCCGCGGCCAATCGGGATTGGGCGGGCATTGCAACGCGCCAGTTGGAGGCCGCGGGTGTTTGGTGACCCGTGGCCATGTGAGCGGGCAGTGCGGGAAATAAATTATCTGTTCGGGCTGCTGCCAGTCCGGTAAACATCGCATCACACTTCAAATTCTGCATGCGCATATTGATTGCGACCGTGACAGCGGGGGCGGGGCATCTGCAGGCCGCCGCCGCTCTGGAAGAGGCATGGCGCACGCTGCGTCCCGGCGACATGGTCGAAAAGGTGGATTTGCTTGATTTCGTTTCCCGCCTGCAACGGAGGGTTTACATCCAGGGTTATGTGAAGCTGGTGAAGCACGCGCCCGAGTTGTGGGGAATGGTTTTCAAGAAGACGGACAATCCGGCGCTGTTGCGGAAGGTGGGATACTTTCGTCGCGGATTCGCCGAACGCACCAACAAGAAATTCGTCAAGTATTTGAAAGCGTTTCAGCCGGACGCCGTGATTTGCACGCATTACCTCCCGGTGGAAATCATGGCCCACCTGGAACGCAAAGGGTTTAACCCGATGACGGTTTGCGTGGTCACAGATTTCGAGGCGCATGCGCTCTGGATGGAGCAGACGGTGGATTTGTATTGTGTGGCCGCCGAGGAGACAAAAGCGAGTCTTGTCGCGCGCGGAGCCAGGGCCCGAGACGTGGTGGTGACCGGGATTCCGATCGCCGGAAAATTTTCAAACCGCCCCGATTCACGAACCGTGCGAAGAAATCTTGGGCTGCGCGATGATCTGTCCGTCGTGCTTGTGCTGGGAGGTGGATTTGGCATGGGTCCGATGTCGAAAATCCTGGCTGCAATTGACAAGGTAGAGCGCAACTTCCAGACCGTCGTCGTCGCCGGTCGCAACGAAAAACTGCGTCGCGAGCTCGCCTGCGCAGACTTTCGGCATCCGGTAAGGGTGCTTGGCTTCGTGACGAACATGCACGAGCTGATGGCGGTCGCGGATTTGATCGTCACGAAACCTGGCGGGTTGACGACTTCAGAAGCGCTGGCCATGGGTAAACCGCTGTTTATTCTCAATCCGATTCCCGGCCAGGAGGCGGCGAACAGCGACTTTCTGCTGGAACGCGGCGCAGCAGCCAAAGCGAACCGGATCGAGGATGTTCCCTTCAGGCTCGAGCAACTGATCGGATCGAAGAAGCTTAAGGAGATGGCCGGCGCGGCGAAGGCACTCGGCCACGTTGATGCGGCGCAGCAGATTTGCGGTGAAATCTTCCGGCG
This Candidatus Angelobacter sp. DNA region includes the following protein-coding sequences:
- a CDS encoding glycosyltransferase translates to MRILIATVTAGAGHLQAAAALEEAWRTLRPGDMVEKVDLLDFVSRLQRRVYIQGYVKLVKHAPELWGMVFKKTDNPALLRKVGYFRRGFAERTNKKFVKYLKAFQPDAVICTHYLPVEIMAHLERKGFNPMTVCVVTDFEAHALWMEQTVDLYCVAAEETKASLVARGARARDVVVTGIPIAGKFSNRPDSRTVRRNLGLRDDLSVVLVLGGGFGMGPMSKILAAIDKVERNFQTVVVAGRNEKLRRELACADFRHPVRVLGFVTNMHELMAVADLIVTKPGGLTTSEALAMGKPLFILNPIPGQEAANSDFLLERGAAAKANRIEDVPFRLEQLIGSKKLKEMAGAAKALGHVDAAQQICGEIFRRLNASQG
- a CDS encoding single-stranded DNA-binding protein, with the protein product KRLWGLFAGRFKCAEQFFADHFVLNYCPLAFIDKEGRNLTPDKLLTSEQAMPLFLACDRHLTKVVEILKPEWLIGVGDFAERRARLVFADTTLKMGRILHPSPANPAANRDWAGIATRQLEAAGVW